A window of Drosophila subobscura isolate 14011-0131.10 chromosome E, UCBerk_Dsub_1.0, whole genome shotgun sequence contains these coding sequences:
- the LOC117892342 gene encoding potassium channel subfamily T member 2 isoform X10, with amino-acid sequence MTHKLQASYTALAMSDDNQTCSYSMPSIASPSHQNRLHRNVNFNEELNDLAGYPAQQLPATAVRRFSKSIFQRPRSMSVWSDISRSSMRLDERVRVEYYVNENTFKERLQLYFIKNQRSSLRIRIADLFLKLLSCVLYIIRVILDRNPTFITCYGCEVGNKTEFIISAKLTEEEFQESPIINWDAILWVNRPTVLWVLQLLLAMVSLTQSLVLTYLGYKGNIWQQILSFHFILELVTTIPFALTIVHPPLRNLFIPIFLNCWLAKRSLENMFNDLHRAMQKSQSALSQQLTILSATLLCLVFTSVCGIQHFQRAGHRHLNLFQSTYYVVVTFSTVGYGDFVPDIWPSQLYMVIMICVALIVLPTQFEQLAFTWMERQKLGGSYSSHRAQSEKHVVVCSTTLHADTIMDFLNEFYAHPLLQDFYVVLLSPMELDTTMRMILQVPIWAQRVIYIQGSCLKDGDLARARMNEAEACFILAARNYADKTAADEHTILRSWAVKDFAPNVPQYVQIFRPEHKLHVKFAEHVVCEDEFKYALLANNCTCPGASTLVTLLLHTSRGQEGQQSPEEWHRLYGKCSGNEIYHIVLGDSRFFGEYEGKSFTYASFHSHRKYGVALVGVRPAELPEFYEDTILLNPGPRHIMKKDDTCYYMSITKEENSAFVVNQNQTSDPTAASKDGAGGGTSTATSHHTAAATACDNPTAVIISDSRQNLKDTTVTQTAATTTTITTTTLPPPPMTLGGSSGMPGGSGGGGHGVGSGHSLGTSLSVTPATLSTGNHLDVPFGNNPNLLSPDVLNQRRGSRRPSILPVPDMFTSSSFSIAGNDDGEEGDESDDEIDDEMPWRSPSEKIACLGGHFPQSRTYSLIMSSSEDSYQRSCSFCSRNATATATAAAAPAAAPAAAAPAAAAPAAVRPPGSGRGLPLEDFTTTEQRRRAMKKSYSCDSECRSGVGPGPGLGLGLGGGTLAILAARRRQLQQCCTCSCSTTTTTTTTSAAAAAAAAAAAAAAAAAFTSSSSVETRRLSRPVWASDYSGIVKGFPPVSPFIGVSPTLCFLLKEKKPLCCLQLAQVCEHCSYRNAKEYQWQNKTIILAADYASNGIYNFIIPLRAHFRSKTSLNPIILLLERRPDVAFLDALSYFPLVYWMLGSIDCLDDLLRAGITLAESVVVVNKELSNSAEEDSLSDCNTIVAVQNMFKFFPSIKSITELSQSSNMRFMQFRAHDKYALHLSKMEKREKERGSHISYMFRLPFAAGAVFSASMLDTLLYQAFVKDYVITFVRLLLGIDQAPGSGFLTSMRITKEDMWIRTYGRLYQKLCSTTCEIPIGIYRTQDTSNADTSHVSNSPVDRWGPFSAFGRHCVRLRPSYDEETGTPDSTKDSTEMLRGVTYRPPPSATGGAGASFRSPSQPTPQQQRQRSTNCLGGCSERKGSSYSINLADEAKDNHAQQIERAEIANLVRSRMESLNLPTIDYDDVSEKRNHLSYVIINPSCDLKLEEGDLIYLVRPSPFSAQKTFERHNSRRKSNISFCSNINLGATCGPQMQNMSNTAVGAGSRRGSGIAGLNPMQMQSVQTLAGYGSSSQRCTPPMQQIKSNSLSLPDSPTVVGNQRGRSNSLRIDNDILLRRSSSLRQGLPSVGVSHGRRKSSLEEIGISHFTTLMQATNHSNPIKISLNGSIGMENQISLQVTPPEEPTPMLGVPCMMGGGGGGGGINPSGTGSSTSGMLGAGSSLAINTADLGPGPSTSSGAGSSLQPQDSLGPQSSQVSSPQHLQGTIV; translated from the exons AGTTCGTGTGGAGTACTACGTGAATGAAAACACATTTAAAGAAAGACTGCAACTCTATTTCATTAAGAATCAGCGTTCAA GCTTACGCATACGAATTGCCGATTTATTCCTTAAGTTACTGTCGTGTGTTCTCTACATTATACGTGTGATATTGGATAGGAATCCAACATTTATAACTTG CTATGGCTGCGAGGTGGGCAATAAGACAGAGTTCATCATCTCGGCCAAACTGACGGAGGAGGAGTTCCAGGAGAGTCCGATTATCAACTGGGATGCGATACTCTGGGTGAATCGGCCGACAGTGCTGtgggtgctgcagctgctcctagCCATGGTGTCGCTGACGCAATCCCTGGTTCTCACATATCTAGGCTATAAG GGCAACATTTGGCAGCAGATACTCTCATTTCACTTTATACTAGAATTAGTAACGACAATACCATTTGCACTAACG ATCGTTCATCCTCCACTACGGAATCTCTTCATTCCCATCTTCCTcaactgctggctggccaaaCGCTCGCTGGAGAATATGTTT AATGATCTTCATCGTGCCATGCAAAAGTCTCAGTCTGCGTTGTCCCAACAGCTGACCATTTTGTCGGCCACTCTGCTCTGTTTGGTATTTACCAG CGTTTGCGGCATTCAGCACTTTCAGCGGGCAGGACATCGGCACTTGAACCTCTTTCAGAGCACGTACTATGTGGTTGTGACCTTCTCGACAGTGGGCTACGGCGACTTTGTTCCGGACATTTGGCCCTCTCAGCTGTACATGGTCATCATGATTTGTGTCGCACTCATTGTGCTGCCCACGCAG TTCGAGCAGTTGGCCTTCACCTGGATGGAGCGCCAGAAGCTGGGCGGCAGCTACAGCTCTCATCGAGCGCAGAGCGAGAAGCATGTGGTGGTGTGCTCCACCACCCTGCACGCGGACACCATCATGGATTTCCTCAACGAGTTCTACGCCCATCCACTGCTGCAGGACTTCTATGTGGTGCTGCTCAGTCCCATGGAGCTGGACACGACAATGCGAATGATTCTACAGGTGCCAATTTGGGCCCAGCGTGTGATTTATATTCAG GGCTCTTGTCTGAAGGATGGCGACCTGGCCCGCGCTCGCATGAACGAGGCGGAGGCGTGCTTCATACTCGCGGCCAGGAATTATGCGGATAAGACGGCCGCGGACGAGCACACCATCCTGCGCTCCTGGGCGGTCAAGGACTTTGCGCCGAATGTGCCGCAGTATGTGCAGATATTCAG GCCGGAGCACAAGCTGCATGTGAAGTTCGCCGAGCATGTGGTCTGCGAGGATGAGTTCAAGTACgcgctgctggccaacaactGCACCTGCCCGGGCGCCAGTACCCTGGtcaccctgctgctgcacacctCGCGCGGACA GGAGGGGCAGCAATCGCCGGAGGAGTGGCACCGCCTCTATGGCAAGTGTTCGGGCAACGAGATCTATCACATTGTCCTCGGCGACAGTCGCTTCTTCGGGGAGTACGAGGGCAAGAGCTTCACCTACGCCAGCTTCCACTCGCATCGCAA ATACGGCGTGGCCTTGGTGGGTGTGCGGCCGGCTGAGCTGCCCGAGTTCTATGAGGATACAATACTCCTGAATCCGGGTCCCAGGCACATTATGAAAAAGGATGACACGTGCTATTatatgagcatcaccaaggAGGAGAATTCGGCGTTTGTCGttaatcaaaatcaaacatCGGACCCCACGGCAGCCAGCAAGGATGGGGCTGGAGGTGGCACATCTACTGCCACTTCTCATCAtacagcagctgcaactg CCTGCGATAATCCGACGGCTGTGATAATATCGGACTCCAGGCAGAACCTCAAGGACACAACGGTGACCCAGACGGCGGCCACGACAACCACAATAACCACAACGACGCTGCCCCCACCGCCCATGACGCTGGGCGGATCTTCGGGCATGCCCggtggctctggtggcggTGGCCACGGAGTGGGCAGCGGCCACAGTCTGGGCACCTCGCTGAGCGTCACACCAGCCACACTCTCCACGGGCAATCATCTGGATGTGCCCTTTGGCAACAATCCCAATCTGCTCAGTCCGGATGTGCTCAACCAGCGTAGGG GAAGCAGACGTCCCTCGATCCTGCCCGTGCCCGATATGTTCACCTCCTCATCGTTCAGCATTGCCGGCAACGATGATGGCGAGGAGGGAGACGAGAGCGACGATGAGATTGACGATGAGATGCCTTGGCGCTCGCCCTCCGAGAAGATAGC CTGCTTGGGCGGGCACTTTCCCCAATCGCGCACCTATTCGCTCATCATGAGCTCCTCGGAGGATTCGTATCAGCGAAGTTGCAGCTTTTGCAGCcgcaatgccactgccactgccaccgctgctgctgctcctgctgctgctcctgctgctgctgctcctgctgctgctgctcctgctgctgtcagaCCGCCTGGGTCTGGTCGGGGATTACCTCTTGAAGATTTCACCACTACGGAGCAACGCAGGCGTGCCATGAAGAAAAGCTACAGCTGCGACAGCGAGTGTCGTAGTGGTGTGGGGCCTGGACCgggcctgggactgggactgggtggAGGCACTCTGGCCATATTGGCGGCTCGAAGAAGGCAGCTGCAACAGTGCTGCACCTGCAGTtgctccaccaccaccacgactacgacaacatcagcagcagcagcagcggcggcggcagcggcagcagcagcagcagcagcagcattcacgTCGAGCAGTTCCGTTGAGACGCGTCGCCTGTCGCGTCCGGTGTGGGCCTCCGACTACTCCGG CATTGTCAAGGGATTCCCGCCCGTGTCGCCCTTCATCGGTGTCAGCCCCACGCTCTGCTTTCTGCTCAAAGAGAAGAAACCACTCTGCTGTCTGCAGCTGGCTCAG GTGTGCGAGCACTGCAGCTACAGGAATGCCAAGGAGTACCAGTGGCAGAACAAGACGATCATTCTGGCCGCCGACTATGCCTCCAATGGGATATACAACTTCATCATTCCGCTGAGAGCTCACTTCCGCTCAAAGACTTCACTCAATCCCAtcatcctgctgctggagcgacGTCCGGATGTGGCCTTCCTGGACGCCCTCTCCTACTTTCCCCTG GTGTACTGGATGCTGGGATCGATCGACTGCCTCGACGATCTGCTGCGAGCGGGCATCACGCTGGCCGAGAGCGTGGTTGTGGTCAACAAGGAGCTCTCAAACTCGGCCGAGGAGGACTCCCTCTCCGACTGCAACACCATTGTGGCTGTGCAGAATATGTTCAA ATTCTTTCCCAGCATCAAGAGCATCACCGAGTTGTCGCAGAGCTCGAATATGCGGTTCATGCAGTTCCGGGCCCACGACAAGTACGCCCTGCATCtcagcaaaatggaaaag CGCGAGAAGGAGCGCGGATCGCACATCTCGTACATGTTCCGGCTGCCGTTTGCGGCGGGTGCCGTCTTCAGTGCCTCCATGCTGGACACGCTGCTGTACCAGGCATTCGTGAAGGACTATGTGATTACGTTTGTGCGCCTTCTGCTGGGCATAGACCAGGCGCCGGGCAGCGGTTTCCTCACCTCG ATGCGCATCACCAAGGAGGACATGTGGATACGCACGTACGGACGGCTGTATCAGAAGCTCTGCTCGACCACCTGCGAGATACCGATTGGCATCTACCGCACCCAGGATACCTCGAATGCGGACACGTCACATGTGAGTAACTCGCCGGTCGATAGATGGGGACCCTTCTCGGCCTTCGGCAGGCATTGTGTGCGCTTGCGTCCATCG TACGACGAGGAAACTGGCACACCCGACTCCACCAAGGACTCTACGGAAATGCTGCGCGGGGTCACCTACCGACCGCCACCCTCGGCCACAGGTGGGGCCGGGGCCAGCTTTCGGTCCCCGTCGCAGCcgacgccgcagcagcagcgccagaggTCGACCAACTGTCTGGGCGGCTGCTCGGAGCGTAAGGGATCATCT TACTCCATTAATCTGGCGGACGAGGCCAAGGACAATCATGCACAGCAGATCGAGCGAGCGGAGATTGCCAATCTGGTGAGGAGTCGCATGGAGTCCCTGAACCTGCCCACAATCGACTACGATGATGTGAGCGAGAAGCGGAACCACTTGTCGTATGTGATAATCAATCCGAGCTGTGATCTCAAGCTGGAGGAGGGCGATCTCAT CTACTTGGTGCGGCCGTCGCCGTTCTCGGCACAAAAGACCTTCGAACGGCACAATTCGCGTCGCAAGTCGAACATCTCGTTCTGCTCGAATATCAATCTGGGGGCCACGTGTGGTCCCCAAATGCAAAACATGTCCAACACCGCCGTCGGAGCTGGATCGCGTCGCGGCTCCGGCATCGCCGGTTTGAACCCCATGCAAATGCAGAGCGTTCAGACTTTGGCCGGGTATGGATCATCCTCGCAGCGCTGTACCCCACCGATGCAGCAAATTAAATCGAATTCTCTTTCTCTACCCGACAGTCCGACGGTGGTTGGCAATCAGCGTGGACGGAGTAACTCATTGCGG ATCGACAACGATATACTGCTGCGGCGTTCCTCCTCGCTGAGGCAGGGACTGCCCAGTGTTGGCGTCAGTCATGGCCGTCGAAAGTCTTCGCTGGAGGAGATCGGCATCAGTCACTTCACGACCCTGATGCAGGCCACGAACCACAGCAATCCCATCAAGATCTCGCTCAATGGCAGCATTGGCATGGAG AATCAGATTTCACTTCAGGTTACACCGCCAGAGGAACCCACGCCCATGCTGGGCGTGCCCTGCATGatgggtggcggcggaggcggcggcggcataaACCCATCCGGAACAGGATCCTCAACTAGTGGCATGCTGGGTGCGGGCTCCTCGCTGGCCATCAACACGGCCGATCTGGGACCAGGTCCCAGCACCTCATCAGGCGCTGGTAGCTCGCTGCAGCCACAGGACTCGCTTGGCCCGCAGTCGTCGCAGGTGTCGTCGCCGCAGCATCTGCAGGGAACGATCGTATGA
- the LOC117892342 gene encoding potassium channel subfamily T member 2 isoform X7 → MSFSSSDTNNKCSISHSHSQRLGGKFANWFPQRAEENKRKKRVEQQRQQQRQRRGAKVFKCVSDSTGHLTLAPSRLFERTPMSPSDSLDEIALQIPRVRVEYYVNENTFKERLQLYFIKNQRSSLRIRIADLFLKLLSCVLYIIRVILDRNPTFITCYGCEVGNKTEFIISAKLTEEEFQESPIINWDAILWVNRPTVLWVLQLLLAMVSLTQSLVLTYLGYKGNIWQQILSFHFILELVTTIPFALTIVHPPLRNLFIPIFLNCWLAKRSLENMFNDLHRAMQKSQSALSQQLTILSATLLCLVFTSVCGIQHFQRAGHRHLNLFQSTYYVVVTFSTVGYGDFVPDIWPSQLYMVIMICVALIVLPTQFEQLAFTWMERQKLGGSYSSHRAQSEKHVVVCSTTLHADTIMDFLNEFYAHPLLQDFYVVLLSPMELDTTMRMILQVPIWAQRVIYIQGSCLKDGDLARARMNEAEACFILAARNYADKTAADEHTILRSWAVKDFAPNVPQYVQIFRPEHKLHVKFAEHVVCEDEFKYALLANNCTCPGASTLVTLLLHTSRGQEGQQSPEEWHRLYGKCSGNEIYHIVLGDSRFFGEYEGKSFTYASFHSHRKYGVALVGVRPAELPEFYEDTILLNPGPRHIMKKDDTCYYMSITKEENSAFVVNQNQTSDPTAASKDGAGGGTSTATSHHTAAATATTTTTTTVQATPTTTTTISTTFTSSTLLSASTTTATINAGTAAPSAAAAAAAAAGTGAGSGATTIAPVPSVCVRVPHHSPSYESGGAYGTNHLQPYPHPHPYPQTYPHPQMQTPDSGEFASLFVPCDNPTAVIISDSRQNLKDTTVTQTAATTTTITTTTLPPPPMTLGGSSGMPGGSGGGGHGVGSGHSLGTSLSVTPATLSTGNHLDVPFGNNPNLLSPDVLNQRRGSRRPSILPVPDMFTSSSFSIAGNDDGEEGDESDDEIDDEMPWRSPSEKIACLGGHFPQSRTYSLIMSSSEDSYQRSCSFCSRNATATATAAAAPAAAPAAAAPAAAAPAAVRPPGSGRGLPLEDFTTTEQRRRAMKKSYSCDSECRSGVGPGPGLGLGLGGGTLAILAARRRQLQQCCTCSCSTTTTTTTTSAAAAAAAAAAAAAAAAAFTSSSSVETRRLSRPVWASDYSGIVKGFPPVSPFIGVSPTLCFLLKEKKPLCCLQLAQVCEHCSYRNAKEYQWQNKTIILAADYASNGIYNFIIPLRAHFRSKTSLNPIILLLERRPDVAFLDALSYFPLVYWMLGSIDCLDDLLRAGITLAESVVVVNKELSNSAEEDSLSDCNTIVAVQNMFKFFPSIKSITELSQSSNMRFMQFRAHDKYALHLSKMEKREKERGSHISYMFRLPFAAGAVFSASMLDTLLYQAFVKDYVITFVRLLLGIDQAPGSGFLTSMRITKEDMWIRTYGRLYQKLCSTTCEIPIGIYRTQDTSNADTSHVSNSPVDRWGPFSAFGRHCVRLRPSYSINLADEAKDNHAQQIERAEIANLVRSRMESLNLPTIDYDDVSEKRNHLSYVIINPSCDLKLEEGDLIYLVRPSPFSAQKTFERHNSRRKSNISFCSNINLGATCGPQMQNMSNTAVGAGSRRGSGIAGLNPMQMQSVQTLAGYGSSSQRCTPPMQQIKSNSLSLPDSPTVVGNQRGRSNSLRIDNDILLRRSSSLRQGLPSVGVSHGRRKSSLEEIGISHFTTLMQATNHSNPIKISLNGSIGMENQISLQVTPPEEPTPMLGVPCMMGGGGGGGGINPSGTGSSTSGMLGAGSSLAINTADLGPGPSTSSGAGSSLQPQDSLGPQSSQVSSPQHLQGTIV, encoded by the exons AGTTCGTGTGGAGTACTACGTGAATGAAAACACATTTAAAGAAAGACTGCAACTCTATTTCATTAAGAATCAGCGTTCAA GCTTACGCATACGAATTGCCGATTTATTCCTTAAGTTACTGTCGTGTGTTCTCTACATTATACGTGTGATATTGGATAGGAATCCAACATTTATAACTTG CTATGGCTGCGAGGTGGGCAATAAGACAGAGTTCATCATCTCGGCCAAACTGACGGAGGAGGAGTTCCAGGAGAGTCCGATTATCAACTGGGATGCGATACTCTGGGTGAATCGGCCGACAGTGCTGtgggtgctgcagctgctcctagCCATGGTGTCGCTGACGCAATCCCTGGTTCTCACATATCTAGGCTATAAG GGCAACATTTGGCAGCAGATACTCTCATTTCACTTTATACTAGAATTAGTAACGACAATACCATTTGCACTAACG ATCGTTCATCCTCCACTACGGAATCTCTTCATTCCCATCTTCCTcaactgctggctggccaaaCGCTCGCTGGAGAATATGTTT AATGATCTTCATCGTGCCATGCAAAAGTCTCAGTCTGCGTTGTCCCAACAGCTGACCATTTTGTCGGCCACTCTGCTCTGTTTGGTATTTACCAG CGTTTGCGGCATTCAGCACTTTCAGCGGGCAGGACATCGGCACTTGAACCTCTTTCAGAGCACGTACTATGTGGTTGTGACCTTCTCGACAGTGGGCTACGGCGACTTTGTTCCGGACATTTGGCCCTCTCAGCTGTACATGGTCATCATGATTTGTGTCGCACTCATTGTGCTGCCCACGCAG TTCGAGCAGTTGGCCTTCACCTGGATGGAGCGCCAGAAGCTGGGCGGCAGCTACAGCTCTCATCGAGCGCAGAGCGAGAAGCATGTGGTGGTGTGCTCCACCACCCTGCACGCGGACACCATCATGGATTTCCTCAACGAGTTCTACGCCCATCCACTGCTGCAGGACTTCTATGTGGTGCTGCTCAGTCCCATGGAGCTGGACACGACAATGCGAATGATTCTACAGGTGCCAATTTGGGCCCAGCGTGTGATTTATATTCAG GGCTCTTGTCTGAAGGATGGCGACCTGGCCCGCGCTCGCATGAACGAGGCGGAGGCGTGCTTCATACTCGCGGCCAGGAATTATGCGGATAAGACGGCCGCGGACGAGCACACCATCCTGCGCTCCTGGGCGGTCAAGGACTTTGCGCCGAATGTGCCGCAGTATGTGCAGATATTCAG GCCGGAGCACAAGCTGCATGTGAAGTTCGCCGAGCATGTGGTCTGCGAGGATGAGTTCAAGTACgcgctgctggccaacaactGCACCTGCCCGGGCGCCAGTACCCTGGtcaccctgctgctgcacacctCGCGCGGACA GGAGGGGCAGCAATCGCCGGAGGAGTGGCACCGCCTCTATGGCAAGTGTTCGGGCAACGAGATCTATCACATTGTCCTCGGCGACAGTCGCTTCTTCGGGGAGTACGAGGGCAAGAGCTTCACCTACGCCAGCTTCCACTCGCATCGCAA ATACGGCGTGGCCTTGGTGGGTGTGCGGCCGGCTGAGCTGCCCGAGTTCTATGAGGATACAATACTCCTGAATCCGGGTCCCAGGCACATTATGAAAAAGGATGACACGTGCTATTatatgagcatcaccaaggAGGAGAATTCGGCGTTTGTCGttaatcaaaatcaaacatCGGACCCCACGGCAGCCAGCAAGGATGGGGCTGGAGGTGGCACATCTACTGCCACTTCTCATCAtacagcagctgcaactg caacaacaacaacaacaacaacagtacaAGCAACtccaactacaactacaacaataaGCACAACTTTCACATCATCAACATTATTATCAGCatctacaacaacagcaacaataaatgcTGGAACTGCCGCCCCgtccgcagcagccgcagccgcagcagcagcagggacaggggcagggtcGGGCGCCACCACCATTGCACCAGTGCCGTCTGTTTGTGTTCGTGTGCCCCACCATAGTCCCAGTTATGAGAGTGGCGGAGCGTACGGCACGAACCACTTGCAACcgtatccgcatccgcatccgtaTCCGCAAACGTATCCGCATCCGCAAATGCAAACTCCAGACAGTGGAGAGTTTGCATCACTATTTGTGC CCTGCGATAATCCGACGGCTGTGATAATATCGGACTCCAGGCAGAACCTCAAGGACACAACGGTGACCCAGACGGCGGCCACGACAACCACAATAACCACAACGACGCTGCCCCCACCGCCCATGACGCTGGGCGGATCTTCGGGCATGCCCggtggctctggtggcggTGGCCACGGAGTGGGCAGCGGCCACAGTCTGGGCACCTCGCTGAGCGTCACACCAGCCACACTCTCCACGGGCAATCATCTGGATGTGCCCTTTGGCAACAATCCCAATCTGCTCAGTCCGGATGTGCTCAACCAGCGTAGGG GAAGCAGACGTCCCTCGATCCTGCCCGTGCCCGATATGTTCACCTCCTCATCGTTCAGCATTGCCGGCAACGATGATGGCGAGGAGGGAGACGAGAGCGACGATGAGATTGACGATGAGATGCCTTGGCGCTCGCCCTCCGAGAAGATAGC CTGCTTGGGCGGGCACTTTCCCCAATCGCGCACCTATTCGCTCATCATGAGCTCCTCGGAGGATTCGTATCAGCGAAGTTGCAGCTTTTGCAGCcgcaatgccactgccactgccaccgctgctgctgctcctgctgctgctcctgctgctgctgctcctgctgctgctgctcctgctgctgtcagaCCGCCTGGGTCTGGTCGGGGATTACCTCTTGAAGATTTCACCACTACGGAGCAACGCAGGCGTGCCATGAAGAAAAGCTACAGCTGCGACAGCGAGTGTCGTAGTGGTGTGGGGCCTGGACCgggcctgggactgggactgggtggAGGCACTCTGGCCATATTGGCGGCTCGAAGAAGGCAGCTGCAACAGTGCTGCACCTGCAGTtgctccaccaccaccacgactacgacaacatcagcagcagcagcagcggcggcggcagcggcagcagcagcagcagcagcagcattcacgTCGAGCAGTTCCGTTGAGACGCGTCGCCTGTCGCGTCCGGTGTGGGCCTCCGACTACTCCGG CATTGTCAAGGGATTCCCGCCCGTGTCGCCCTTCATCGGTGTCAGCCCCACGCTCTGCTTTCTGCTCAAAGAGAAGAAACCACTCTGCTGTCTGCAGCTGGCTCAG GTGTGCGAGCACTGCAGCTACAGGAATGCCAAGGAGTACCAGTGGCAGAACAAGACGATCATTCTGGCCGCCGACTATGCCTCCAATGGGATATACAACTTCATCATTCCGCTGAGAGCTCACTTCCGCTCAAAGACTTCACTCAATCCCAtcatcctgctgctggagcgacGTCCGGATGTGGCCTTCCTGGACGCCCTCTCCTACTTTCCCCTG GTGTACTGGATGCTGGGATCGATCGACTGCCTCGACGATCTGCTGCGAGCGGGCATCACGCTGGCCGAGAGCGTGGTTGTGGTCAACAAGGAGCTCTCAAACTCGGCCGAGGAGGACTCCCTCTCCGACTGCAACACCATTGTGGCTGTGCAGAATATGTTCAA ATTCTTTCCCAGCATCAAGAGCATCACCGAGTTGTCGCAGAGCTCGAATATGCGGTTCATGCAGTTCCGGGCCCACGACAAGTACGCCCTGCATCtcagcaaaatggaaaag CGCGAGAAGGAGCGCGGATCGCACATCTCGTACATGTTCCGGCTGCCGTTTGCGGCGGGTGCCGTCTTCAGTGCCTCCATGCTGGACACGCTGCTGTACCAGGCATTCGTGAAGGACTATGTGATTACGTTTGTGCGCCTTCTGCTGGGCATAGACCAGGCGCCGGGCAGCGGTTTCCTCACCTCG ATGCGCATCACCAAGGAGGACATGTGGATACGCACGTACGGACGGCTGTATCAGAAGCTCTGCTCGACCACCTGCGAGATACCGATTGGCATCTACCGCACCCAGGATACCTCGAATGCGGACACGTCACATGTGAGTAACTCGCCGGTCGATAGATGGGGACCCTTCTCGGCCTTCGGCAGGCATTGTGTGCGCTTGCGTCCATCG TACTCCATTAATCTGGCGGACGAGGCCAAGGACAATCATGCACAGCAGATCGAGCGAGCGGAGATTGCCAATCTGGTGAGGAGTCGCATGGAGTCCCTGAACCTGCCCACAATCGACTACGATGATGTGAGCGAGAAGCGGAACCACTTGTCGTATGTGATAATCAATCCGAGCTGTGATCTCAAGCTGGAGGAGGGCGATCTCAT CTACTTGGTGCGGCCGTCGCCGTTCTCGGCACAAAAGACCTTCGAACGGCACAATTCGCGTCGCAAGTCGAACATCTCGTTCTGCTCGAATATCAATCTGGGGGCCACGTGTGGTCCCCAAATGCAAAACATGTCCAACACCGCCGTCGGAGCTGGATCGCGTCGCGGCTCCGGCATCGCCGGTTTGAACCCCATGCAAATGCAGAGCGTTCAGACTTTGGCCGGGTATGGATCATCCTCGCAGCGCTGTACCCCACCGATGCAGCAAATTAAATCGAATTCTCTTTCTCTACCCGACAGTCCGACGGTGGTTGGCAATCAGCGTGGACGGAGTAACTCATTGCGG ATCGACAACGATATACTGCTGCGGCGTTCCTCCTCGCTGAGGCAGGGACTGCCCAGTGTTGGCGTCAGTCATGGCCGTCGAAAGTCTTCGCTGGAGGAGATCGGCATCAGTCACTTCACGACCCTGATGCAGGCCACGAACCACAGCAATCCCATCAAGATCTCGCTCAATGGCAGCATTGGCATGGAG AATCAGATTTCACTTCAGGTTACACCGCCAGAGGAACCCACGCCCATGCTGGGCGTGCCCTGCATGatgggtggcggcggaggcggcggcggcataaACCCATCCGGAACAGGATCCTCAACTAGTGGCATGCTGGGTGCGGGCTCCTCGCTGGCCATCAACACGGCCGATCTGGGACCAGGTCCCAGCACCTCATCAGGCGCTGGTAGCTCGCTGCAGCCACAGGACTCGCTTGGCCCGCAGTCGTCGCAGGTGTCGTCGCCGCAGCATCTGCAGGGAACGATCGTATGA